A portion of the Phacochoerus africanus isolate WHEZ1 chromosome 5, ROS_Pafr_v1, whole genome shotgun sequence genome contains these proteins:
- the LOC125127083 gene encoding olfactory receptor 2AE1-like: MLIKEDEYIHTYVCVHIIFLNEERLFPTAPGSPLPVSPGAETGDMGQRNQTSLADFILEGLFDDSLAHAFLFSLTMVVFLIAVSGNTLTVLLICADPRLHTPMYVLLSQLSLMDLMHVSTTIPKMAINYLSGTKSISFVGCATQHFLYLSLGCAECILLTFMSYDRYVAICHPLRYAVLMNRKVGQMMAVMSWLGASVNSLIHTAILMHFPFCGPRNIHHFYCEFPAVLKLVCGDITVYESTMYISTILLLLLPIVLISASYVFILHSVIHMHSAGGKRNAFATCSSHLTVVSLWFGACIFSYMRPRPQRTPLQDKVGSVFNSIVTPTLNPLIYTLRNKDVAKALRKVLGREMITQNPQERLS, translated from the coding sequence ATGTTAATAAAAGAAGAtgagtatatacatacatatgtgtgtgtccATATAATTTTCCTTAATGAGGAAAGACTCTTTCCGACAGCACCTGGCTCCCCACTTCCTGTTTCCCCAGGGGCAGAGACAGGGGACATGGGGCAGAGGAATCAGACCTCTCTGGCTGACTTCATCCTGGAAGGGCTCTTTGATGACTCCCTGGCCCACgctttcctcttctccttgaCCATGGTGGTCTTCCTGATTGCGGTGAGTGGCAACACCCTCACCGTCCTCCTCATCTGTGCCGACCCCCGGCTTCACACCCCCATGTACGTCCTGCTCAGCCAGCTCTCCCTCATGGATCTGATGCATGTCTCCACCACCATCCCCAAGATGGCCATCAACTACCTCTCTGGCACCAAGTCCATCTCCTTTGTGGGCTGTGCCACCCAGCACTTCCTCTATTTGTCTCTGGGTTGTGCTGAGTGTATTCTCCTAACTTtcatgtcctatgaccgctacgtggccatctgtcACCCACTGCGTTATGCTGTTCTCATGAACAGAAAGGTGGGACAGATGATGGCTGTTATGTCTTGGTTGGGCGCATCAGTAAACTCCCTCATTCACACAGCAATCTTGATGCACTTCCCTTTCTGTGGGCCCCGGAACATCCACCACTTCTACTGTGAGTTTCCAGCAGTTTTGAAGTTGGTATGTGGAGACATCACTGTGTATGAATCCACCATGTACATCAGCACCatcctcctgctcctgctccccaTCGTCCTGATTTCTGCATCTTACGTCTTCATCCTCCACAGTGTTATTCATATGCATTCAGCTGGGGGTAAGAGGAATGCCTTTGCCACCTGTAGCTCTCACCTCACTGTGGTTTCCCTCTGGTTTGGCGCCTGCATCTTCTCCTACATGAGGCCCAGGCCCCAGCGCACTCCATTGCAAGACAAAGTGGGTTCCGTGTTCAACAGCATCGTCACTCCCACCCTGAATCCTCTGATCTACACTCTGCGAAATAAGGATGTGGCAAAGGCTCTGAGGAAAGTGCTGGGGAGAGAGATGATCACTCAAAATCCTCAAGAGAGGTTGTCCTGA